Proteins encoded by one window of Deltaproteobacteria bacterium:
- a CDS encoding PAS domain-containing protein: MGRLHSEGKIPEKIDDLRALFEIVERGKITWEATFDAILDPVLIINKNYQIERANLAAADRSGLSVREMVGKRCYEVFAERQDICPRCPLQKTISSRAPHMVDIDRLRRSSDFQVNSYPLSLDAEEPSVVHHYRDVTGEKMLQKKLIQSEKMAAIGMLSGGIAHEINNPLGGILAFAQLLQSELPPDSPTQEDVKEIQEAALRCKKIVADLLAFARPATAIEKSPHNLSQLVERVLPLLRLNLKTKGISIRTDYDKNLPPVWGEGNRLQQVFLNLIQNAAESMKNGGEVLVRTELSADRSEGYVEVRDAGHGISPENMARIFDPFFTTKGIHGTGLGLAICDSIINDHHGRIEVKSEIGQGSLFRVILPIYSREAETTEEIYAPVRTHRGR, translated from the coding sequence GTGGGGCGGCTTCATTCAGAGGGTAAAATTCCGGAAAAGATTGATGATTTGAGGGCACTTTTTGAGATTGTCGAGAGGGGAAAAATTACCTGGGAGGCGACTTTTGATGCGATCCTCGATCCTGTTCTGATCATCAACAAAAACTACCAGATAGAGAGGGCTAATCTTGCTGCTGCCGACCGATCAGGTCTTTCCGTCCGCGAAATGGTCGGGAAACGTTGCTACGAAGTCTTTGCAGAGCGTCAAGATATCTGTCCCCGGTGCCCCTTACAAAAGACGATCTCTTCTCGGGCTCCCCACATGGTTGATATTGACCGTTTGAGGAGAAGTTCGGATTTTCAGGTTAATTCCTATCCGTTGTCTCTTGATGCAGAGGAGCCATCGGTTGTCCATCACTACCGTGATGTGACTGGAGAGAAGATGCTCCAGAAAAAATTGATTCAGAGTGAAAAGATGGCGGCGATCGGCATGCTTTCCGGTGGTATTGCCCATGAAATCAATAACCCTTTGGGCGGTATTCTCGCCTTTGCTCAGCTTTTGCAATCAGAACTCCCCCCCGATAGTCCGACTCAGGAAGACGTAAAGGAGATTCAGGAGGCGGCGCTCCGATGCAAAAAGATTGTCGCCGATCTTTTAGCGTTTGCGCGGCCGGCCACGGCGATTGAGAAAAGCCCCCATAATCTTAGTCAGCTTGTTGAGAGGGTCCTCCCGCTCCTCCGGCTTAACCTGAAAACGAAGGGGATTAGCATCAGGACAGATTATGACAAAAACCTTCCCCCCGTCTGGGGGGAGGGGAACCGGCTCCAGCAAGTCTTTCTGAATCTCATTCAAAATGCCGCAGAATCGATGAAAAATGGGGGAGAGGTGCTTGTTCGGACGGAACTGAGCGCCGATCGTTCGGAAGGTTATGTGGAGGTGAGGGATGCCGGTCATGGGATTAGTCCGGAGAACATGGCCCGTATTTTTGATCCATTTTTCACAACCAAGGGAATTCATGGCACCGGCCTGGGACTCGCAATATGCGATTCAATTATCAATGATCATCATGGTCGAATTGAGGTCAAAAGCGAAATAGGTCAAGGGAGTCTGTTCCGTGTCATTCTCC